GCCGAACATGGGTAAGTAACAGAACAGAATGTACCAAATCGTTGTGGGAATGGCTAATAGTGTTAATTCAAAATCTTGTTTCCTCCAAGTAAAGCGCTTTCTACGCTTCAGTTGTTCAGGTTTTGCGCTCATCTCGTTCACTCCTTCATGTAAGTCATTTGTAAATTCACACGCTCTTGAAACCGCTTTACGCAAGTTCATTGTATAAGAGCAATGCGATTATCATCCAGATAACAAACATGATTTATTAGTCAACAAACGTTAGATTATGTGTGAATTGACTTGTACTACGCAAAAAAAACACATGCTGCGGAGATTTACATACATTGCCCTGTGTGCAGCGGTGAGCATTGTAATACAACGAAATGATCAACGAGAAAGCACAAGAATGACATACTGTTATGATGCCCACATAGCGTTGTGAAGCGGTTATTCCCGCACTACAACACGTAATTTTTGACAAGCGAGAATGACATATTTACGATTGGGTCAATTGTTTATATTGTAAATGTAAGCGCTAACAACAATGCAATAGATAACAATGCAACAGATAATGATGCTCACTCGATGATCTGAGTGTTCTCATCATTACCTACAAGGAGGGGATGTCGCGATGCATGAAACGGAAAGCGTACACATGCGAACTGTGAATTCAGAACCGAAAGAAAAGCGTAAGGGCAGAAACGAGACATGGAAGAAGATTTGGCAGAATTGGGAGCTTTACATTTTTATCGCACCCGCATTCTTTTACTTCCTCATTTTCAGCTATGGACCGATGTATGGGATTCAGATTGCTTTTAAGAATTACATACCGTCAAAAGGCTATTTTGGCAGTGAGTGGGTAGGCTTTGATCATTTCACTCGATTTTTTAACTCGTATTATTTCTGGGATTTGCTGTGGAACACGCTCAGTATTAGCTTGTATGAATTAGCCATTGGATTCCCAATCCCAATTATTCTGGCGCTTGCGTTTAACGAAGTGAAGGATGGCTTCTTCAAGCGACTTGTTCAGACCGTTACTTATGCTCCTCATTTCATTTCTGTCGTTGTTATGGCGGGGATGATTATTACCTTCTTGTCTCCATCGAACGGAATGATTATTCATGCCATTGAAGGCTTAGGCTTTAATGCACCGCAGTTTCTGACAAGCCCTGGTTGGTTTAAGACGATGTATGTATTCTCAGGCGTGTGGCAGAGTGCGGGATGGGGGACGATTATTTATTTGGCGGCACTTTCAGGTGTAGACCCAGGCTTGCATGAAGCGGCAATTATTGACGGGGCCTCTCGCTTCCAGCGTGTTCGCCACATCAATATTCCAACGCTTATACCGACCATGACTATTCTATTAATTCTGAATATGGGTGGCTTGTTAAGTGTAGGTTTTGAGAAAATATTACTTCTGCAAAATTCATTGAATATGTCAAGCTCTGACGTGATTTCAACCTTTGTCTATCGATCTGGTCTTGTCGATGCGCAATATAGCTTCTCAACAGCTGTTGGTTTATTTAACTCCATTGTGAATTGCATCCTGCTTATTACGGTGAATCAAATTGTCCGCCGTACAAGCGAGAACAGTCTATGGTAGAAGGAGGTTGGAATTTATGGTATCAGGTATAAAGCTATCTAAGCGAGATCGAATATTTCTAATTTGCACCTATACGTATGTGACAATTGCATTGTTGTTAGTCGCATATCCCATCTTATATATTATTAGCGCATCCATCAGTGATCCGAAGATGGTTGCTTCCGGTGAAATGTGGCTTCTTCCAAAAGGTATTACCTTTAAGGGGTATGAAATTGTATTTCAGAACTCGAAGATTTGGACGGGGTATGGAAATACGATTTTGTATACATTGCTAGGCACAACGATTAACTTGGTCGTTACGATGCCAGCGGCATATGCACTCAGTCGTAAGGACTTTGTAGGCCGTGGGTTTTTCATGGGGATGTTCATGGTAACGATGTTCATTGGAGGGGGTCTCGTCCCTACATACATGTTGGTAAAAGGGCTAGGCATGGTCAACACGATGTGGGCACTAGTACTTCCTGGCGCAGCGTCAATCTGGAATATTATTGTCTCTCGTACCTTCTTCGCGAACTCCATTCCAGCTGAGCTTCAAGATGCGGCTCAAATCGATGGTGCGACGAATATTCGCTTGTTCCTGCGGATTGTTCTCCCGTTATCGATGCCAATTATCGCAGTTATGGCCTTATTCTACGGGGTAGGGCATTGGAACAGCTATTTCGGCGCCATGATCTACTTGAATGATGATGCGAAGTATCCATTGCAGCTTGTGCTTCGTCAGATTCTCGTGCTTCAGGAAATGCAATCGCAAGTAGGTGGCATTATCGATGCGACAGCTGCTGCAGCCCAGAACAACAAGGCGGAAATTGCTTCACTTGTCAAGTATGGGGTCATTATCGTATCTACGCTTCCGATTATTGTTGTCTATCCATTCTTACAACGTTATTTCGTGCAAGGTGTCATGATTGGCTCTGTTAAGGGTTGATCTTAAGATACAAATAACAAAGGGGAGGTTTTTGTATGACGATTTATCGTAAAGCTGGACTTATGTTGTTAGTTCTTTCCATGTCAATGTCTATTCTTACTGCATGTGGATCAAGTAGCGATAAGGGGACAGCAAGCACAGAAGGCACAGAAGGCTCAGACACAGCCACAGAGGTTCATAAGACTGGCTTTCCTATCGTGGATAAACCGATTGAGCTATCCATTATGGCACCGGATGTAGGACGTCAGGATTGGAACAAGATGCCTGTTATTCAGGAATACGAGAAGATGACGAATATCAAGTTAAAGCTTCAAAACGCCCCACAAGACAGCTTTGAGACGAAAAAGAATTTAGTATTTGCAAGCGGTACGCTTCCCGATATTTTCTATGCGGCGGATCTAAAAGGATCGGATCAAGTTACTTACGGAAGTCAAGGATTGTTGCTGCCTTTAGAAAAATACATTGATGAGGGCTATGCACCAAATTTGAAAAAAATTCTTGATGCTAATCCGGATATTCGCAAATCAATGACAACACCGGATGGACATATCTATGCATTACGTAATATTCAACCATCTGCAGTATGGTACCGTGGACCGATGTGGTATAACGGCAAGTTCTTGAAGAAATTCGGTATGGAGAACAAATTGCCACAGACAACAGAAGAGCTATACACCTATTTGAAGAAGGTAAAAGAGGAAGATGCGAACGGTAACGGTAAAGATGATGAGATCCCTCTAGCCTCTGTGAAATTAGATGATTTACGGATGTTCTTCTTCGGATTTTGGGGCATGTACAATGAGGATATCTACACAGATAAGGATAATAAAGTACACTTTCCACAAGCTGAACCAGGCTACAAAGAATACTTAACTTTCTTGAATCGCTTGTGGAACGAGAAGTTACTGGATCATGAGACATTCTCACAAACCAATGATCAGAAGGTAGCGAAAGGTAAAAATAATCAAGTGGCCTTATTCTCCGATTATTTCCCATACTTCACGCTTGGTGGTGAACCGAGTGAAGATAACCCGATGATGCAGCCTGTATCTAGTGATATTGCTGGAACACCTGTATATGGCAAGCATCCTGGTATTAATACAATCGGCGGTTTCGCGATTTCAAATACGAATCCGAATCCTGAGGCAAGTATGCGTTGGATTGATTACCAATTTAGCGAAGAAGGGTATTCCTTCTGGGCGTATGGACCTGAAGGAACGATGTTCAAATACAAGGATAAAGCAACGGGTGAAAAAGAATGGCTGCCTGTTCCAGATGGCAAGGATCGTGAAGAATACCGCGGTACCATCACGCCAAACTATGGTATTAATACACCAGGCGCATACGAGAACAGCTATGTGCTAGGACTTCGTACTAGCTTTGATGACTGGATTGACAAAGAAACAGCTACAAAGCTTACACCTATTGCGAAAGTTCCCTTCCCATCGGTATTCCTGACGGTAGACCAACAGACTGAAATCAAAACACTCCGTTCCGATTTGGATAAATACGTGAAGGAAATGGAAGCGAAATTCGTTACAGGTGCAGAGCCATTATCCAATTGGGATAAATATATCGCACAAATGAAAAAAATGGGGTATGAGAAGCTCGTATCGACGTACCAACAAGCATACGATACTTGGGCTGCTTCCAAGTAAGTTATTCCATATTGAAAAACTTCCCGGTCATGCTAGGCACGACCGGGAAGTTATGATGAACCCTAAGCGATGAAGGATTATACGGTATCGTTAGGCTCAGTATTGGGATGATTACTATGCATCTGTCGATACTGGCCCGGGGTATAACCGGTTTCTTTTTTGAATTTTCGAATAAAGTTTGGTGTGTCGAGGTAGCCGACGCGCTGGATAATATCTTTTAACGGATCACTTGTTATTACGAGCTGTTCCTTGACCTTATCTAATCGTTTTTGCCAAATATATTGGACGAAGTTGATGCCGACCTTATCCTTGAATGAACGACTGAGATGGGAAGGTGAAATCGTAAACGCAGCAGATACAGATTCAAGGCTAAGCGAATGATCAATATAGTGCTGGTCAATAAAAGCAACGATATGATCCATGAGTGAATGTTCTTCTTTTTTATGCGTCTGCTCCACCTGAGTACAAATCTGTGCGGCTAATCGACAAAAATTTTGCTCTATAAGGTTTACGGGACCATTCATGAAATGGGGTGGAGCATGTTGCATCATGTTATCGATATGTAGATCAGCGGCAGCTTTGAGCATGGTATTCAGCAGGTCGAACAATACGCATCGCATCAGCAGG
This window of the Paenibacillus sp. FSL R10-2734 genome carries:
- a CDS encoding carbohydrate ABC transporter permease, with product MVSGIKLSKRDRIFLICTYTYVTIALLLVAYPILYIISASISDPKMVASGEMWLLPKGITFKGYEIVFQNSKIWTGYGNTILYTLLGTTINLVVTMPAAYALSRKDFVGRGFFMGMFMVTMFIGGGLVPTYMLVKGLGMVNTMWALVLPGAASIWNIIVSRTFFANSIPAELQDAAQIDGATNIRLFLRIVLPLSMPIIAVMALFYGVGHWNSYFGAMIYLNDDAKYPLQLVLRQILVLQEMQSQVGGIIDATAAAAQNNKAEIASLVKYGVIIVSTLPIIVVYPFLQRYFVQGVMIGSVKG
- a CDS encoding ABC transporter permease subunit, which produces MRTVNSEPKEKRKGRNETWKKIWQNWELYIFIAPAFFYFLIFSYGPMYGIQIAFKNYIPSKGYFGSEWVGFDHFTRFFNSYYFWDLLWNTLSISLYELAIGFPIPIILALAFNEVKDGFFKRLVQTVTYAPHFISVVVMAGMIITFLSPSNGMIIHAIEGLGFNAPQFLTSPGWFKTMYVFSGVWQSAGWGTIIYLAALSGVDPGLHEAAIIDGASRFQRVRHINIPTLIPTMTILLILNMGGLLSVGFEKILLLQNSLNMSSSDVISTFVYRSGLVDAQYSFSTAVGLFNSIVNCILLITVNQIVRRTSENSLW
- a CDS encoding extracellular solute-binding protein, translated to MTIYRKAGLMLLVLSMSMSILTACGSSSDKGTASTEGTEGSDTATEVHKTGFPIVDKPIELSIMAPDVGRQDWNKMPVIQEYEKMTNIKLKLQNAPQDSFETKKNLVFASGTLPDIFYAADLKGSDQVTYGSQGLLLPLEKYIDEGYAPNLKKILDANPDIRKSMTTPDGHIYALRNIQPSAVWYRGPMWYNGKFLKKFGMENKLPQTTEELYTYLKKVKEEDANGNGKDDEIPLASVKLDDLRMFFFGFWGMYNEDIYTDKDNKVHFPQAEPGYKEYLTFLNRLWNEKLLDHETFSQTNDQKVAKGKNNQVALFSDYFPYFTLGGEPSEDNPMMQPVSSDIAGTPVYGKHPGINTIGGFAISNTNPNPEASMRWIDYQFSEEGYSFWAYGPEGTMFKYKDKATGEKEWLPVPDGKDREEYRGTITPNYGINTPGAYENSYVLGLRTSFDDWIDKETATKLTPIAKVPFPSVFLTVDQQTEIKTLRSDLDKYVKEMEAKFVTGAEPLSNWDKYIAQMKKMGYEKLVSTYQQAYDTWAASK